GGTGCGTCCATCCCGCTCATCCCTTCGGATCCCGCTGCGGGAGATCGTCGAGCAGCCCGGTCAGATGCGGCAGGATGCCGTCCACCATGATCGCCACGCCCTGGGCATTGGGATGCATGCCGTCCTCCTGATTCAGCTTGCGGTCGAGCGCCACCCCTTCCAGGAAGAAAGGATAGAGGGGGACATCGTATTTCGCCGCGAGGTCCGGGTAAATCGCGTTGAAACGTTCGCCGTAATCACGACCCAGGTTCGGTGGCGCGTACATTCCGGCGAGCAGGGTCGGGACGTTGCGCTCCTTCAGGATTGCCAGGATGGCATCCAGGTTCTCGCGGGTGGATGCCGGATCGATGCCGCGCAGTCCGTCGTTGGCGCCCAGCGCCACCACGGCGGCCCGGGGATTGTCGGCCAAGGCCCATTCCAGCCGCGCCCGCCCGCCGGCCGTCGTGTCGCCCGACACGCCGGCATTGATGACGTCCGCCTGGTAACCCTGGTCGCGCAACGCCCGCTGGAGCCGAGCGGTGAAGCCGTCCCGCTCGGGCAACCCGTAGCCGGCGGTCAGGCTGTCGCCCAGCGCCAGGATCCTGACCGGCTCCGCGGCGAGCGCGGACCATCCGGCCGGGGCGACCGCCGGCGCCGTCACCAGGGCCAGCAGCGCCAGCCCCGCGGCGGCGGCGGTCTTCGCACCTGCGTTGAAAAGCCGGTGGCACGTGCCATATCCGCTTGAGCTGTCACGAATGTCTGGAAGACCCATGGCGAAGTCCGATGCTGCTTCTCGGGATGACCTGATCGTCGAACTGGCCGACGTCCACCTAAAGCTGGACAGTGCCGCCGGTCCCGTCAACATCCTGCGAGGCATAGATCTCACCGTGAGGCGCGGCGAGACGGTCAGCGTCGTCGGTCCCTCGGGCTCGGGCAAGTCGACCATGATGATGATCATGGCGGGATTGGAACGGCCGACCAGCGGCTTGGTCAGGGTCGCCGGCAAGGACCTGGGCACCCTGGACGAGGACAAGCTGGCCCGCTTCCGGCGCGACCATGTCGGAATCGTGTTCCAGGCGTTCCACCTGATCCCGACCATGACCGCGCTGGAGAACGTCGCGATCCCGCTGGAGTTCGCCGGGCTGTCCGACGCCTTCGACCGCGCCCGCGCCGGGCTGGAGGCGGTCGGGCTGAAGCACCGGGTCACCCACTATCCCGGGCAGCTCTCCGGCGGCGAGCAGCAGCGCGTGGCTCTGGCCCGCGCCTTCGCCGCCGAGCCGTCGCTGCTTCTGGCGGACGAGCCGACCGGCAACCTGGATGGCGAGACTGGCGCCCAGGTCATCAGGCTGATGTTCGACCTCGCGGCCAATCGGGGCGCCACCCTGGTGCTGATCACCCATGACACCAGCCTCGCCGCCCGCTGCGACCGGGCGGTCCGGGTCGCCGACGGCAGGATCGAGAGCGCCGGCGATGCCAAGGCCGACCTCCGCCCCGTCCGCGCCTCCGGCATCTGATCCCGGACACCTTTGATGAACGGCTTTTCCCTGTCCACCCTGTCCGTCGCCTGGACCATCGCGCGGCGGGAGCTGCGCGGCGGACTCAAGGGCTTCCGGATCTTCCTCGCCTGCCTGACCCTGGGCGTCGCGGCCATCGCGACGGTCCAGTCGCTGTCCGGCGGCATCATCGAGGGTCTGCGCGCCGACGGCAGGGCGATCCTCGGCGGCGACGTGGCGCTGCGCGTGCTTTACAACCCCATCGGCGGGGCGGAACGCTCCTACCTGGACGGCCAGGGCCGCGTCTCGGTCGCGGCGGATGCCCGCGCCATGGCCCGGCGCGAGGACGGCGCCCGCTCCACCCTGGTGGAGCTGAAGGCGGTGGACGACAGCTATCCGCTCTACGGCGATTTCACCCTGCGCGAAGGCGGCGGCCTCCCCGACGCGATCGCCAGGCGGGATGGCGTCTGGGGCGCCGTGGTCGAGGAGACCGTGGGCCAGCGCCTGGACGTGGCCGTCGGCGACACCGTGCGGGTCGGCGAGACATCCTTCCAAATCCGCGGCACCATCCTGCGGGAGCCCGACCGGGCCGGCGGGGGCGGCTTCACCCTGGGGCCGCGCCTGCTGATCGACCTGGACGCGCTGGAAAGCACCGGCCTGATCCAGCCCGGCAGCATGATCTACTGGCACTACCGGATCGGATTGGCCCCCGGCACCGACCTCCAGGCGTGGCAGGCCGACCTCCAGGCCCGCTTCCCCGAGCAAAGCTGGCGGGTGCGCGACTTCACCAACGCCGCCCCGCAGATCGAGCGTTTCATCACCCGCCTGACCCTGTTCCTGACGCTGGTCGGGCTGACAGCATTGCTGGTGGGCGGCGTCGGGGTCGGCAACGCCGTGCGCAGCTATCTCGACGGCAAAGTCGCGACCATCGCGACGCTGAAATGCGTCGGCGCGCCGGGGCCGCTGGTGTTCCAGGCCTACCTGCTCCAGATCCTGGTCCTGGCCTCGCTCGGGATCGCGCTCGGCCTGGTCATCGGCGCGGTCGCCCCCCTGGTCGCGGCGGCCGTCCTGGCCGACGTGCTGCCGATCACCGCCCGCATCGGGGTCTATCCCGGCGGCCTCGCCATCGCCGCCGCCTTCGGCTTCCTGACCGCCCTGACCTTTTCCCTGTGGCCGCTGGGCCGGGCGCGCGAGGTGCCGGCGGGCGCGCTGTTCCGCGACGTGGTCTCTCCCGCGGGCGGACGTCCCCGCGGCGCCTACCTGGTGGCCGGCGTCCTGTCCGGGCTGGCGCTGGCGGCGCTCGCGATCCTGACCGCGCAGGAGAAGCTATTCGCCGCCTGGTTCGTCGGCGGCGCCTTCGTGACCCTGCTGGCGTTCCGGGCGGCGGCCCAGGGCGTCACCTGGGCTGCCGCGCGGGCCGGCCGGCCGCGCCATCCCGGTTTCCGTCTGGCGCTGGCCAACCTGCACCGGCCGGGCAACCCGACCGGCAGCGTCGTGCTGTC
This Skermanella mucosa DNA region includes the following protein-coding sequences:
- a CDS encoding arylesterase, whose translation is MGLPDIRDSSSGYGTCHRLFNAGAKTAAAAGLALLALVTAPAVAPAGWSALAAEPVRILALGDSLTAGYGLPERDGFTARLQRALRDQGYQADVINAGVSGDTTAGGRARLEWALADNPRAAVVALGANDGLRGIDPASTRENLDAILAILKERNVPTLLAGMYAPPNLGRDYGERFNAIYPDLAAKYDVPLYPFFLEGVALDRKLNQEDGMHPNAQGVAIMVDGILPHLTGLLDDLPQRDPKG
- a CDS encoding ABC transporter ATP-binding protein; protein product: MAKSDAASRDDLIVELADVHLKLDSAAGPVNILRGIDLTVRRGETVSVVGPSGSGKSTMMMIMAGLERPTSGLVRVAGKDLGTLDEDKLARFRRDHVGIVFQAFHLIPTMTALENVAIPLEFAGLSDAFDRARAGLEAVGLKHRVTHYPGQLSGGEQQRVALARAFAAEPSLLLADEPTGNLDGETGAQVIRLMFDLAANRGATLVLITHDTSLAARCDRAVRVADGRIESAGDAKADLRPVRASGI
- a CDS encoding ABC transporter permease, with translation MNGFSLSTLSVAWTIARRELRGGLKGFRIFLACLTLGVAAIATVQSLSGGIIEGLRADGRAILGGDVALRVLYNPIGGAERSYLDGQGRVSVAADARAMARREDGARSTLVELKAVDDSYPLYGDFTLREGGGLPDAIARRDGVWGAVVEETVGQRLDVAVGDTVRVGETSFQIRGTILREPDRAGGGGFTLGPRLLIDLDALESTGLIQPGSMIYWHYRIGLAPGTDLQAWQADLQARFPEQSWRVRDFTNAAPQIERFITRLTLFLTLVGLTALLVGGVGVGNAVRSYLDGKVATIATLKCVGAPGPLVFQAYLLQILVLASLGIALGLVIGAVAPLVAAAVLADVLPITARIGVYPGGLAIAAAFGFLTALTFSLWPLGRAREVPAGALFRDVVSPAGGRPRGAYLVAGVLSGLALAALAILTAQEKLFAAWFVGGAFVTLLAFRAAAQGVTWAAARAGRPRHPGFRLALANLHRPGNPTGSVVLSLGLGLTVLVAIALIEGNFSARVNESIPKDAPAYFFIDIQPNQREAFNATVLGVPGATDLREVPMLRGRIAKAKGVDAEQAIVNPEHSWVLRGDRGITYSARPPVDAEIIAGQWWPEDYRGKPLISIYSDIAEAFGLKLGDDITVNVLGRDLTAEVASIRAIDFSTMNINFTMIFSPGILEGAPQTFLATVRATPEAEPLIQRAVTDRFANITSVRVKDALDTVNELLGNIGTAVRVTAAITLLAGTLVLAGAVAAGHRRRVYDSVVLKVLGATRADVLKAFLVEYGLLGLITAAIAGAIGTITAWAVLTQVMDWEWTFLPSAVLVTAALCTAITLAFGFVGTWRALGQPAAPLLRND